The Betaproteobacteria bacterium genome contains the following window.
CGGAAATCTGGAATCTGGCAAGCTCGTCGACATGCCAGCAGCGCACGTTTCGGGAGGCAATCAACCGAAGTTGATCGCTGACATAAAAATGGCCTGGCGAATATCGCCAAGCCATCAGTGTATTGGTCGGGGCGAGAAGATTCGAACTTCCGACCCCTTGCACCCCATGCAAGTGCGCTACCAGGCTGCGCTACGCCCCGACCGAACTGCGATTATAGCGTTGAAAGCGTGGCCAAGGCTACGCGCTTAGCATGGAGAGGATGCTTTTGAGTTCGCTTTTGACTTCCCTTAGTTCAATTTGTCTTTCCAATCGCAAACTCTTTGAGACCGCACTGCCCGGTTCGTCAAGGCGATTTCTGCGCCGTTGATGGTGAAGCCGTGTTCGTAGAGAAGTTCGCGGATGCGACGGATCAGCAGCACTTCGTGGTGCTGGTAATAGCGCCTATTCCCGCGTCGCTTGACAGGCTTTAGCTGATTGAATTCCTGCTCCCAATACCGCAGAACATGCGGCTTCACGCCGCACAACTCACTACCTCACCAATTGTGAAGTAACGTTTCGCCGGAATCGCCGGGAGGCTACTGGTGAGCAACGGTTCCATTGAAGGACTTCTCCACGAGGCTCTTCAGTTTTTGGCTGGCATGAAATGTCACGACACGGCGAGCCGTAATCGGAATTTCTTCACCAGTCTTCGGGTTGCGACCGGGACGCTGGGGCTTGTTACGCAACTGAAAATTGCCAAATCCGGACAGCTTGACACTGTCGCCATTTTCCAGAGCAAGCCGAATCTCTTCAAAAAAAGACTCCACCATGTCCTTGGCTTCGCGCTTATTCAGGCCAACTTTCTCAAACATCAAGTCAGCCAGTTCCGCTTTCGTGAGCGTCATATGAATTCGCTTTATTTTCTTAGGTTGCGCCACAAACCTGATTCAACACTTCAACTATTTCGGAAACTTTGGTATCCGCTTCCGAATCTGTCAAAGTCCTGTCAGTATCCTGCATAACTATACGAAGCGCAACACTTTTTTCCCGTTTTCAAGGTTGGAGCCGCGGTAAATGTCAAAAGGTGCAAATTCGATGACGGACGCCAGTTTTCGGCTCAAAACGGCGTCAAGCATGGTCTGAATTTCAACCGATTCGTTGACCATCAGCGCGATGTCCCGGCGCACCGACTGCATCCGTGAGATAGCGTGATATTTTGGGCCCGATGAACGCGTTAGCGATTCAATGTCAATTTCGAACAAAATGGGCGCTTGCGGCAGGTCGTACTTTTGTTGCCATCGCGGATGTAGTTCACCCAGGATTCCGATTTGCTTTCCGTCAATTCGGATTTGCGCGGAGCGACCGGGATGCAATGCGGGATGGGTGACCTTTTCGAAGCGAGCAGAATCGTCATTCAGCAGGATTTCCAACGCGCCTTTGACCGTGTGGAAGTCGGCAAGCGCGCCCTTCTGACCGCCTTCACCCCATTGCTCCGGAAAGCGGGGGCCATAAGCTAGTCCGGCAAGTCTTTCGGGCTGCGAATGGATGCTGGCCTCATCGGCGAGAAAACATCGACCGATTTCGAACAGCTTCAGGCGCGCCTCGCCGTGGTTGAGGTTGTGCTTTAGCGATTCGATCAGCCCGCCAACAAGGTTGCTGCGCATCACGCTCATGTGGCCGGCAATTGGATTGGCCAACCTGAGCGGCGCAGTATTCGCCGCAAAATCGGTCTCCCAATCTTCCGGCGTGAAACTGTAGTTGACCACTTCCTGATATCCGAGATCCGGCCAAGTGCATGGCGTAACGCATGACGTGAACGCTGGCCTTCAGGAATCGACATCATCGGCAGTGACGAAACCGGCGGTTTGGCGGGCACATTCTCGTAGCCGTGAACACGGGCGATTTCTTCGATGAAATCTTCTTCGATGTTCAGGTCAAAGCGGTATGAGGGCGGCGTAACAACCAGTTTTGTGTCCTCAACCACGACCTTGCATTGCAATCGCGTCAGGGCGCCAATCATGTCATTGACGGCGACCTCCATGCCTATCAGGCGAATGACTCGTCCCGGCCGTACCTTGACCGCTGGTCGCGCAGGCAGTTCGCCGAGCGCTTCGACTACCGGCCCTATTTTCGATTCAGGTGTGCCGCAAATTTCCATCGCCAAACGCGTGGCGTATTCAATGCCATCACGCGCGCCGTCGGGATCGACACCGCGTTCAAAGCGGTATGCGGCGTCGGAATTGATGCCGAGGGTGCGCGTCTTTCCCTGGATCACAGCAGGATCAAAATGGGCCGATTCAAAAAAACGTGCCGCGTGTCGGCCGTCACCATGCTTTCCAGACCGCCCATGACACCGCCCATGCCGATCGGTCCATTTTCATCTGTGATCAATAGCATGTCGGGTTGCAGCACGACGTGCTGCTCATTGAGCAGGTTCATTTCTTCGCCGGCCAGCGGAAATCGGACGTCGATTCGTCCTTGCAGTTTGTCATTGTCAAAGGCATGCATGGGACGCCCGCGTTCCAGCGTCACGTAATTGGTGATATCGACCAGCGGCGCAATCGAGCGGAAGCCAGCGCGTTCAAGGCGACGCTTCATCCACTCGGGCGTGGCGACGCGCGTATCGAGGTGTGAAATGACTCTGCCCAGATAGCGGCCGCAGGCTTTCGGCGCCGATGAAATATGACGCGCTGCGTCACCGGTAGCTGGATTCGTCGCAATTACTTGAAGCCTCAATGCGGCACCCGTGATCGCCGCGAGATCGCGCGCAATTCCGATCATGGAAAGGCAATCCCCGCGATTGGGGGTCATTTTCAACGTCAAATAGACATCGTCGAGATCGAGGTACTCGCGAATACTCTGGCCGATCGGCGCATCGGCCGCCAGCGTCAGCAGGCCACCGTGATCATCCGAGAGCCCCAGCTCCTTCGCGGAACACAACATCCCGTTTGATTCGACGCCGCGCAACTTCGCCTGCTTGATTTCAATGCCGGGTAGCTTGGCCCCAACCAACGCACAGGGAACGCGCATACCTGGCGCAACATTCGGCGCACCGCACACGATCTGCAATATCGCGCCGGTGCCGGCATCCACGTCGCAAACCCGCAGCTTGTCGGCATTCGGGTGCGGAGCGGTACTTTTGACTTCAGCCACGACAATATGATGAAACGCGGCCACAACCGGCGAAATTTCTTCAACCTCGAGTCCCGCCATCGTTAGCGTGTGCGCCAACTCATCGACCGACAAATTGATGTCGACCAATTCTTTCAACCAATTTACGGAAACCTTCATCTTTATTGACCTTGCTAGCGGAATTGGCTGAGAAACTTCATGTCGTTTTCAAAGAACAGACGAAGATCGTTGACGCCGTACTTCAGCATCGCGAGTCGATCCAGGCCCATGCCGAAAGCAAATCCCGAATATTTTCCGGGTCGATGCCGCCGTTACGCAGCACCTGCGGATGGACCACGCCCGCACCGCCGATTTCCAGCCACTTGATCTTGCCGCCCTTGTTTTCCCACTCCATATCGACTTCGACACCCGGTTCGACGAATGGAAAAACGAGGGACGAAAACGGATCTGCATGTCCTCGCGCTCGAAAAACGCCCTAAAAAACTGCGTGAGCGTACCTTTTAGGTCAGCCAGGCTGATGCCCTCGTCCACCCACAGCCCTTCGATCTGATGGAACATTGGCGAATGCGTTGCGTCGTGGTCGCAGCGATAAACGCGGCCGGGGCAGATGATGCGAATCGGTGGCCCTCCTTTTTGCGATTGCGCCTGCATGTAACGAATCTGTACGGGAGACGTGTGTGTGCGCAAAACGTGTTCGGAGTTGGCGAGGTAAAACGTATCCTGCATTGAACGCGCAGGATGGTTCGGCGGGGTATTGAGTGCGGTGAAATTGTAGTAATCGGTTTCAATTTCCGGGCCATCGGCAACCGAAAACCCCATGGTGGCAAATAGCGCTTCAATTCGCTCCAGCGCGCGCGTGACGGGATGGAGGCCACCGAGGCCAGGATTGCGACCGGGTAACGTGACGTCGATGGATTCCGCCGCCAGTTTCATTTCAAGTTCGGCGTTCGCAATGCGCGCTTTCGTGTCGTTGATCAGCGCCTCGACCAGCGACTTGATCTCATTGATCGCTGCGCCAGCGGTTTTCTTCTCTTCAGGGGGCAATTTGCCAAGCGACTTGAGTTGCTCGGTAATTGAGCCAGCCTTGCCGAGATACTTCGCCTTTATCTGCTCGAGCTCAGGCATGGATTTCACGGCACCCAAGGTTGCCGTGGCATCCGTCAATATGGCATGAAGCGTATTCTGGGGAACAATTCACTTTATCGTTGCGGGTCATCGTGCGGGTTCAACAAAAACAAAAGGCCCGCTGTGGTTAGTCAGCGGGCCTTCTGCGTTTTGATTTTCGACAAGGCAATTACGTTTTTTGTGCACCTACGCAGCGAGGCCAGCTTTGGCTTGCTCCATAAATCGCGCAAACGCCGGCTTGTCCATTACCGCCAGATCCGCCAGCACTTTACGATCGACTTCAATGGGGGCTTTTTTCAGTCCGTTCATGAAACGCGAATAGGTCATGCCGCCATTCCGCGCGGCCGCATTGATCCGGGCAATCCACAGCGCACGGAACACACGTTTCTTGTTTCGACGATCGCGGTAAGCGTACTGGCCGGCCTTCATCACCGCTTCTTTGGCGATGCGGAATACGGTGCTGCGGCGACCGCGATAACCCTTGGCCAGATTGAGAATTTTCTTGTGACGGGCGCGGGCAGTTACACCACGTTTAACTCTAGGCATGGTGGCGCTCCTTACGCGTAGGGCAGCATGCGATGCACGCTGACCAGATTGGTTGCATGAATCTCAGCCGTTCCACGCAATTGACGCTTGTTCTTGGTGGTTTTCTTGGTGAGGATGTGGCGTTTGAACGCCATGGAGCGCTTGATTGAGCCGCTGCCGCGCGGCTTGAACCGCTTGGCGGCGCCACTTTTGGTTTTCATCTTTGGCATATTTCTACCTTTTGACTACGTTGCCGCAGCAGGTGGTGGAACCATTCCACGCTTGTAACCTGAAGTCGACTTGTTTTTGCACCGTTGACCGCGGAAAATCGCGGCCGGAGCGGTACGCTCCTTGAGAAATCAGTGTTTCTTTCTTGGCCCGACCATCATCACCATCTGCCGGCCTTCCATCTTTGGAAACTGTTCCACCTGCCCCAGCTCCGTCAAATCTGCTTCCACGCGCTTCAACAAGGCCATCCCCAATTCCTGATGTGCCATTTCACGTCCGCGGAAACGCAGGGTAATCTTGGTCTTGTCGCCTTCTTCCAGAAAACGTTTCAGATTGCGTACCTTGATGTTGTAATCGCCATCATCGGTACCCGGCCGGAATTTCACTTCCTTAACCTGAATCTGCTTCTGCTTTAGTTTGGCTTCGTGGGCTTTTTGGCCTCGCGGTATTTGAATTTGCCGAAATCCATAATCCGGCACACAGGTGGCTTCGCCGTCGGGGCGATTTCCACCAAATCCAGTTCTTTTTCTTCCGCCAGCCGATTGGCTTCCGCCAAACTTACAATTCCAATTGGCTCACTTTCAGGCCCAAGCAACCGAACCTCTGTCACATTTGTGATTTCAGAATTGATTCGGACGTCTTTTTCAGTAGCGATAAAACTCTCCCAGTTGTTACAGTTTATCTTGGGCGATGATGGTCAACGC
Protein-coding sequences here:
- a CDS encoding integration host factor subunit alpha; translated protein: MTLTKAELADLMFEKVGLNKREAKDMVESFFEEIRLALENGDSVKLSGFGNFQLRNKPQRPGRNPKTGEEIPITARRVVTFHASQKLKSLVEKSFNGTVAHQ
- the rpmI gene encoding 50S ribosomal protein L35 — translated: MPKMKTKSGAAKRFKPRGSGSIKRSMAFKRHILTKKTTKNKRQLRGTAEIHATNLVSVHRMLPYA
- the rplT gene encoding 50S ribosomal protein L20 — translated: MPRVKRGVTARARHKKILNLAKGYRGRRSTVFRIAKEAVMKAGQYAYRDRRNKKRVFRALWIARINAAARNGGMTYSRFMNGLKKAPIEVDRKVLADLAVMDKPAFARFMEQAKAGLAA